The Myripristis murdjan chromosome 6, fMyrMur1.1, whole genome shotgun sequence sequence CAAACAGTGCAGTCCAGAGTCCAGATTTTGACCAGGGTGTATGTCTCTCATTATCAGATTGCCATGAATAGACATTAGAGCACAAAACAGTTAGATTAGCAAATCCTGtctcttaaccctataaagcctgaactatgaaagaattagcagaaaattccctttttttttttttaaattgaaccctttatttagtcctataacaaaatatatatatatataaaaattcaaaaaatatgttattacacgacctttctggtgtatgatatatgatatgtacttgaagtgccaatggtatggtccagggtgaacaggggaagtgttcaaaggtatgcaacagtattttggtcaagtattgattaaactgaaaacgaaaaacggaattgaaactgtgtatcatatatgatacaaatggctttatagggttaatactAAATGTTGTGTGTATGGAAAGGACATAACTACATGCACATCACCAGCATCACCAGCAGAGGGGACTGTGCCTTCTGATGTACTGAGATCTGCTACATAGGATGAAAATTTGTCcatttgttctattttttttttttttttttattattatttttttttttttatgaccccTACATTACAGTCTCAGCCTAAGATCAGTTTAGAGTGATTTTTGATTGAGTGCTTTCTTCTAAAGTCACCTCAGACATAATTTGATTTGTTATCCCCTGTATCAAGGTTTGGCTTCTCCAGGTACATGAGACTGGATCGTCCGGAGGGTCAGGAAAGTAGGAAAATAGCCCGTTCCAGAGGTAGGTTAAATAACTAGCCAACAGCCACAGCACCCTGTTCTTTAAGTTTAAAAGGTTAATTTCACGCTCTCCTTCATTCTGTTTTCGTCTCTGGTGATTTTTAGATTATGATTACCTGTGGAGGGACATGGTCCTAGATGATGAGAAAGACTTGGACAAAAAAGCCCCTCCGAGGGAAGAAGACATACAGCACCAGAATATGAATAATGCCCTTCTCCCGGACTATGGGGACGACTATGATGATTACGTTCAGAGACGCAGGCGCAAGCTCTTCTCCTTTGATGTGCAAGGAAATGGTACTGTCCTCAAGAATGCTTCTGACACAAGCCACAAGCGTCaaccagagacagaaaaaacagcagaactTTTGCAGTCTGTGCCAACACCAGACTCTGAAAGTCACAAACTCCAggagcagaacacagcagagtTGAAACCAGAGAACTCGGTGAAACAAGTAGAACAGATAAAACCAATAGCAAGACCAAGACCAGCCAAGAGAAAAAAGCTCAAATCAGTAGAAAGGAGAGGACCACCAGTACCagtggagggagaaggaggagctaAGGAGAAGCCAGCTGGCCCCTCATATCACCAACAGGTGGATTCTAAACATCGTCGTGTCCACAGGCCTCTTAGGATGAAAGAAGACAAACAAGTCCAGAGGCAGAAAGACTTACAGCCTCAACCTCAAGACAGGAATGTCTCTGTGTCTGAAAATCCCACAGTGGCCCAGCAGCAGAAGTATGACAATCGCAATATGGGGCAGCAGCCAGTCACCATAAAGCGTTTCACCCCTCCAAAGCTAGACATCAAAGTTCCTGTGGTGAGGCCAAACCACCAGAGAGCTGCAGTTACCTGGAAGAGCCTTAGGGAAAGGGAGATAGAGATGAATATGCCTTTACAAAGGGATATAGACAGCCCTATATACAGAGCTAGGATGACCACCAGAGGCAAGACAGTCAGACGGTGGCTAGATGCAAAAGGACAGGAGGACAATgtaggggaggaagaggaggtggacaAAAGGTTTGAGAGAAGGAGCGAAAACAAGGGCAGTGAGAGAGATTCTTTTTGGGGACCAGCGGGAGACTCTGAGGAAGGTGATGAAGACGAGTTGGTCGATGACTTCAGCCCTCCGCCCGTGTTTGACCCTGAGGTCAATTGGAGCCAAACCTTCCAAGTTAACCAGCTGGACCTTCAGGCACTACGTTCTGATTGGATAGACCTGCGCTGTAACATCTCTGGAAACCTCATGCTCCGCTCTAAAGATGCTCAGCCCATTGTCAAGGCTTTCATGGACCAACTCAACCTCAAGTACCATGGGTAAGTGTGTTGTGCATATTGGGGCTACAGCTAGGATGAGGCAATGTGTACAAAATCAGATATCATGatgtttttgaccaaataccttgacATCATTACTGTGATAATACTGTAGGGAtaactattggtgctttcacaaaatattgcaTACCTTCACTGtaatgtagcctttaaaaccaggaaaacacaataATTATGTCATGTTATGGTAATATAATATCAAAAATTCCAGATGGTATCTAGTCTTATGTCATGATATCcaaataatatcattattattacccAGCCCTAGCTGCAGTTGATGataatttttgttgttggttaAACTATAGACGATTTTGTTAATCATTTAATCTGTAAAGTATCAAAAGTAATGGCAAATGCTCATCAGGAGCTTCCAGAGCCAAATGTGTGATGGTATGTACGGAAAAAAGTAAGCACATTTTACAGAGTTTGTGTGAAGCTGCAATCAGCAAATTTTTGGGATTTTTACTAACATACAAAATGACTAAAGTAGAGTGCCATGGTGCTGAACCTATAGCTACTCCTGATGGTCATGCTGACAACTCGCATGACAGCCTGCAGTGTAAGAATGGGTGTAAATAGGTGATTGTAAGTCATACATTGTAGAGCAccttgagtggtcagtagactgaTGTTGAGAATTTTGCTCACAAAAATGATCTGTGTTATTATTtcgattcagtatttttttttttcgttctgTAGCATTTGGAATTAAGACCTTTTCAAAACATAGGAATTGTTTCCCAGCACACATCACAAATGTTCCTGACACTTCTGTCCGTCTAGGCGATTCACCTTAGTTCGTGTGGTCAATGTGGAGAAGCGTGCCGATGGACCCCAGGGCAGCCGGTACCTCTTGGAGCTGGAGCTAAGGGATATGAATGGCCAGCTTTTGCGTCTGTCGCACTACATCTATGCTCTGATTAGCCACAAAAGGCAACGCTTCAGGGACTTTAATTTCCAGCAGGCAGCGCCTCAGACGGTGCTGTGTAACCCTGTTGGCTTTCGCTGGAATCCTGATGCCACTGTTCACTTCATAGTGCCAGGTACGTCCACCTTTCCCGATGCTAACGACACCCTGTTCCAGATTTTATACGCAATCAGCCAAACACCTAGACTGGAAATACTAATTGTGCTTGTCTGCTGGTGTATCTCAGTGAAAAACCAAGCCCGTTGGGTGCAACAGCTGATTGTGGACATGGAGGAATTGTACAGAGAGACGGGTGACCCCAACTTCAACCTCATCATCACTGACTACAGCAGCTCTGATATGGATGTTGAGAAAGCTCTACATGCCTCCAAACTTCCCAGGtatgtcttgtgtttgtgtttgcattacGTCATACTAAATACCTACCCATGATGCTTAATATGTACTTATATATTGTGTGTGGGATATGTCAGGTACAAGTACTTGAAGCTGAGTGGAAACTTTCAGCGCTCTGCTGGTCTGCAGGCAGGCATCAACCTTATTACTGTGAGTATAGCAACATCACTCAGCGACAAAGCCCGATGATGGATTaatgaacacatgcacagatgtaatatatttcattaatcttcccctcctctttgtCCCCAGGATGACCACAGCatagtgtttctgtgtgaccTGCACATCCACTTCCCTCACTCCATCGTTGACACCATCAGGAAGCACTGTGTGGAGGGTCACATGGCCTTCGCTCCCATAGTCATGAGACTGGACTGTGGCGCTACGCCCTCAGAGCCCCGAGGTGtctgcatacacatacatgtcaacttttacatttttatttttatttaacccagGCCTTGAAAAATCCATGAACGTTTGAGGATGTGAGAAAAATGGCCTTAAAAAGTCTCAACAAAGAATCTAACATTCAAAGTATTTTATAATTTGTTAAAATATAGCATCCAGTTACatcaaaatgcaataaatgtcTGGAGCTATACTGGATGCAAAATGAATAGATTTTGCTcacactgctgttgctgcagaaTGGTAATTTTTAGACCAAATGATGACATACAGCGATGCAGTAGAATTATATTtcacaaatcacacagaaatcacAAGTGTAAACATTGCCTTTGTGTCATAGGTTACTGGGAGGTCAATGGTTTCGGCCTGCTAGGGATCTACAAGTCCGATCTGGACGCAGCAGGAGGAATGAACACCAAGGAATTCACCGACCGCTGGGGAGGAGAGGACTGGGAGCTCCTTGACAGGTATGATCCTCGCTTTCTGAATTTCACTCGCTGGATAGgcttttttagtttgtttttcctttcttgtctatttttttctttttcagtttctaTGTGGAAAGTGAGACATGCATTCTGATTATGTTTATACATCATTTACACAATTTGCCCCTTCAATAGAGTGAAGGTCACAGACTGATGATACTGAGCAAAGCATGAGTATCTGAGGGTGGATTTTGTTTTGAGACTAATAGGCCTTttacacagcagccattttgtcatgaaatagcagggtaaacacagtgatattaatgacattaatgaaggttctgttcctTTTAGGTTTAACAGAGACAGGGCCCTGGTGTTGTtaatgctggctcactggaaagagtCTGGTCCATTTAAATGGAAAGGGAATTTTAATTAATGTAACACCCGTGTTTACCCTGCTACTTCATGACAAAATGGCTCATGTGATAAACATCTATCACAAAAAAAGATCATCACTTGATTGCTCTCCCGTGCTCTCTGCTCTAGGATCCTCCAGTCTGGTCTGGAAGTGGAGAGGATCTATTTGAGGAACTTCTTCCACCACTACCACTCCAAACGTGGCATGTGGAACCGGCGCACGCTGCCAAACCGTAGGTAACCCT is a genomic window containing:
- the b4galnt3b gene encoding beta-1,4-N-acetylgalactosaminyltransferase 3, which gives rise to MIASFFPLKKLRRNGKYLLFVAILVVAALAVYHEIVAANAWRAHNRVNPASEGSNWRRALSDQGVERDQQPDLVEDSAVWISSYTPQAWKPEYKGQANLHIFEDWCGSSTAELRKNLHYPLYPHSRTTVQKLAVSPQWTNYGLRIFGYLHPYTDGEFVFAVSSDDNSEFWLSQDDSPLNLELLAWVGKTGTEWTAPGEYDKYGSQTSRPVWLSAQRKYFFEIIHKQNDRGTDHVAVAWQLLNESIRFMVIDSKHISLYINESTLLMSNVAHIPQTAASHTHTPRKHPCAKVDMLREDPRDTFYHVPLINNRFLQGVLPDCSYKPSYIIKGFPLMRYQGLQFVHLTYIYPNDYTRLTHMETENSCFYHESPLYLKRFGFSRYMRLDRPEGQESRKIARSRDYDYLWRDMVLDDEKDLDKKAPPREEDIQHQNMNNALLPDYGDDYDDYVQRRRRKLFSFDVQGNGTVLKNASDTSHKRQPETEKTAELLQSVPTPDSESHKLQEQNTAELKPENSVKQVEQIKPIARPRPAKRKKLKSVERRGPPVPVEGEGGAKEKPAGPSYHQQVDSKHRRVHRPLRMKEDKQVQRQKDLQPQPQDRNVSVSENPTVAQQQKYDNRNMGQQPVTIKRFTPPKLDIKVPVVRPNHQRAAVTWKSLREREIEMNMPLQRDIDSPIYRARMTTRGKTVRRWLDAKGQEDNVGEEEEVDKRFERRSENKGSERDSFWGPAGDSEEGDEDELVDDFSPPPVFDPEVNWSQTFQVNQLDLQALRSDWIDLRCNISGNLMLRSKDAQPIVKAFMDQLNLKYHGRFTLVRVVNVEKRADGPQGSRYLLELELRDMNGQLLRLSHYIYALISHKRQRFRDFNFQQAAPQTVLCNPVGFRWNPDATVHFIVPVKNQARWVQQLIVDMEELYRETGDPNFNLIITDYSSSDMDVEKALHASKLPRYKYLKLSGNFQRSAGLQAGINLITDDHSIVFLCDLHIHFPHSIVDTIRKHCVEGHMAFAPIVMRLDCGATPSEPRGYWEVNGFGLLGIYKSDLDAAGGMNTKEFTDRWGGEDWELLDRILQSGLEVERIYLRNFFHHYHSKRGMWNRRTLPNRR